A region from the Lycium barbarum isolate Lr01 chromosome 8, ASM1917538v2, whole genome shotgun sequence genome encodes:
- the LOC132607290 gene encoding protein PHYTOCHROME KINASE SUBSTRATE 4 → MDSPTTAKTLKYKSSQNPAILSVTENPLQYRAFVQNHVVLKDASFSSYLKPEENSPDDSEINVFDAKKYFSESNDSSPEAQKNLVVDQCELASVHRHSSVSSVDNGYGRNFRANSFRATPTASSEASWNSQTGLLSNPPGAIKVSLRSINPNEKKRGSFSTRKWFFCRKCPCTGEKSVQVEETNSDPRTETGSESFAVKHNQKVVLEKATNMSQKNQTEVQQRAAILNSNIHPQRPSSETAINKIETIQRRSSESESTIACQQRVLASVRPFTETPGGGFSFPILNNSTQAKLGIKPPPTRSISISPILEDPARDSLEVFQPSSRKSTQTDQNGLNFPFPGSPISRVTATDDDVASDASSDLFEIESFSTSIATSCPLYRQRNSLDEPGTPSIAATECYAPSEVSIDWSVATAEGFDRASVTNFSAISELDNVSNMRLFGGGSGSTTAASSGGEGGKWKGSGLLSCRHEKAVNVGPQPVKFGSPEGPPQLTLSTTPGHVSSRPMPARANKPPLASSHSARLSHL, encoded by the coding sequence atgGATTCGCCAACAACAGCTAAAACCTTAAAGTACAAATCCTCTCAGAATCCTGCTATTCTTAGTGTAACAGAAAATCCTCTTCAGTACAGAGCCTTTGTCCAAAACCATGTAGTACTAAAAGATGCATCTTTTTCCTCTTATCTCAAACCTGAAGAAAATAGCCCTGATGACTCCGAAATTAACGTGTTCGATGCGAAAAAATATTTCAGTGAAAGCAATGATTCCTCTCCAGAAGCTCAAAAAAACTTAGTCGTTGATCAATGCGAATTAGCTTCTGTTCATCGACATTCATCAGTTTCTTCCGTAGATAATGGCTACGGAAGAaactttcgtgccaattcttttcgTGCTACGCCAACAGCTTCATCTGAAGCTAGTTGGAATAGCCAAACTGGTCTATTATCAAATCCACCAGGTGCTATTAAAGTTTCATTAAGGAGTATTAATCCTAACGAGAAAAAAAGAGGTTCATTTAGTACTCGTAAATGGTTTTTCTGCAGAAAATGCCCTTGCACTGGGGAAAAATCGGTGCAAGTCGAGGAAACTAACTCGGATCCAAGAACAGAAACTGGCTCTGAAAGCTTTGCTGTCAAACACAATCAGAAGGTAGTACTTGAGAAAGCTACCAACATGTCTCAGAAAAATCAGACTGAAGTACAACAAAGAGCAGCAATTCTGAACTCAAATATACATCCTCAGAGGCCGTCATCAGAAACTGCCATAAATAAAATTGAAACGATACAAAGAAGATCATCAGAGTCAGAAAGTACAATTGCCTGTCAACAACGCGTGTTGGCATCAGTAAGGCCATTTACTGAGACTCCAGGTGGAGGATTTTCATTTCCAATACTGAACAATTCAACACAAGCGAAATTAGGAATCAAACCTCCACCAACAAGGTCAATTTCTATTTCCCCAATATTGGAAGATCCGGCCCGAGATTCACTGGAAGTTTTTCAACCATCTTCTAGAAAATCAACACAAACAGATCAGAATGGACTCAACTTCCCCTTCCCCGGTAGCCCGATTTCGCGAGTTACCGCAACGGACGACGACGTCGCGAGCGATGCGAGTTCAGATCTCTTCGAAATCGAGAGCTTCTCGACATCAATCGCGACGTCGTGTCCGTTATATCGTCAGCGTAATTCACTAGACGAGCCCGGTACGCCGAGCATTGCAGCTACAGAGTGTTATGCACCAAGTGAAGTGAGTATAGATTGGAGTGTTGCAACAGCCGAAGGTTTCGACCGTGCTAGTGTAACAAACTTCTCCGCCATCTCTGAGTTGGACAATGTGTCGAACATGAGACTTTTTGGCGGCGGCAGTGGAAGTACCACGGCCGCCTCCAGTGGCGGAGAAGGTGGAAAGTGGAAGGGGAGTGGATTGCTGAGTTGTCGGCACGAAAAGGCAGTAAATGTGGGGCCTCAGCCGGTTAAATTCGGGTCGCCTGAGGGGCCACCACAACTGACATTAAGTACTACGCCAGGGCATGTGAGTAGTAGGCCAATGCCTGCCAGAGCTAATAAGCCACCACTTGCTAGCTCTCATTCTGCACGATTGTCGCATTTGTAG